In a single window of the Subtercola sp. PAMC28395 genome:
- the dxs gene encoding 1-deoxy-D-xylulose-5-phosphate synthase, translating into MTLLEQITSPRDLDALTTDQLIQLSDEVRQFLIAEVSKTGGHLGPNLGVVELTIAIHRVFDSPHDAIVFDTGHQSYVHKLLTGRQDFSHLRERGGLAGYPQRSESPHDVVESSHASSSLSWADGISRAFTMTGQANRHVVAVVGDGALTGGMTWEALNNISDDNDRNLVIVVNDNGRSYAPTIGGMARYLNSVRTAAGYRDLHHSSERLFGHFGAFGRAIYRGARGGMHGFLSRLTNNEALYSNLDIKYIGPIDGHDVEAMEQALHQAKEYRQPVIVHAITEKGRGYQPARADEADQFHAVGQIDPETGEPIGSASGGPSWTSVFSDEIAALAEKNPKIVGITAAMLRPTGLHTLAERFPSRVLDVGIAEQHAVTSAAGMAFGGLHPVVALYATFINRAFDQVLMDVGLHHAGVTFVLDRAGVTGPDGPSHHGIWDLAILQVVPHIRLSAPRDAVRLREVLAEAIAVDDAPTVIRFPKGSVGSNIDAVRRMDDGVDVLREGAQKDVLIVTVGPFASIGLDVAERLAAQGIGATVIDPRWVVPVAKSLIELAAEHRLVITIEDGIRVGGIGTRIRQDLREAGIDTAVTELGLPDEFIEHATRSQILEDARLTPQHIARDVVAQVLGSKIPIARPLPDDADSRQLDSH; encoded by the coding sequence CCTCGAACAGATCACCTCCCCCCGTGACCTCGACGCGCTGACGACAGACCAGCTCATCCAGCTCTCCGACGAGGTTCGGCAGTTCCTGATCGCCGAAGTCTCGAAGACGGGCGGGCACCTCGGGCCGAACCTGGGTGTGGTCGAACTGACCATTGCCATCCATCGTGTCTTCGATTCGCCGCACGACGCGATCGTGTTCGACACCGGGCACCAGTCCTACGTACACAAGCTCCTGACGGGCCGCCAGGACTTCAGCCACCTGCGTGAGCGCGGAGGCCTCGCCGGGTATCCCCAACGCTCTGAGAGCCCGCATGACGTCGTCGAGAGCTCCCACGCGTCGAGCTCGCTCTCGTGGGCCGACGGCATCTCCCGCGCGTTCACGATGACGGGCCAGGCCAATCGTCATGTTGTCGCGGTGGTGGGCGACGGTGCCCTCACCGGCGGTATGACCTGGGAGGCACTCAACAACATCAGCGACGACAACGACCGAAATCTGGTCATCGTCGTCAACGACAATGGCCGCTCGTACGCGCCGACCATCGGCGGCATGGCACGCTACCTCAACTCCGTACGAACTGCAGCGGGGTACCGTGATCTTCACCATTCGAGTGAACGACTCTTCGGTCATTTCGGAGCGTTCGGCCGCGCGATCTACCGAGGTGCCCGCGGCGGCATGCACGGCTTTCTGAGCCGCCTCACGAACAACGAGGCCCTCTACTCGAACCTCGACATCAAGTACATCGGCCCCATCGACGGGCACGACGTCGAGGCGATGGAGCAGGCCCTCCACCAGGCCAAGGAATACCGTCAGCCCGTCATCGTGCACGCCATCACCGAGAAGGGCCGGGGCTACCAACCGGCCCGCGCCGACGAGGCAGACCAGTTCCATGCCGTCGGCCAGATCGACCCCGAGACAGGCGAGCCGATCGGCAGCGCCTCAGGCGGCCCCTCGTGGACGAGCGTCTTCTCCGACGAGATCGCCGCGTTGGCGGAGAAGAACCCGAAGATCGTGGGCATCACCGCAGCAATGCTTCGCCCGACCGGTCTCCACACTCTCGCCGAGCGGTTTCCCTCACGCGTGCTCGACGTCGGCATCGCCGAGCAGCACGCTGTCACGAGCGCGGCCGGAATGGCCTTCGGGGGCCTGCACCCTGTTGTCGCTCTCTATGCCACCTTCATCAACCGGGCATTCGACCAGGTGCTGATGGATGTCGGGCTCCACCACGCCGGCGTCACCTTCGTTCTCGACCGCGCCGGCGTCACCGGCCCCGACGGACCGAGCCACCACGGCATCTGGGACCTGGCGATTCTTCAGGTCGTTCCGCACATCCGTCTGAGTGCCCCCCGCGACGCCGTTCGCCTGCGCGAGGTGCTGGCTGAAGCGATCGCCGTCGATGATGCACCGACGGTCATCCGGTTCCCGAAGGGCAGCGTCGGTTCGAACATCGACGCGGTCAGGCGAATGGATGATGGCGTCGACGTTCTTCGCGAGGGCGCTCAGAAAGACGTACTCATCGTCACGGTCGGCCCGTTCGCCTCAATCGGGCTCGACGTCGCCGAGCGCCTGGCAGCCCAGGGAATCGGCGCCACCGTCATCGACCCCCGCTGGGTGGTTCCGGTTGCGAAGAGTCTGATCGAACTCGCGGCAGAACACCGCCTGGTGATCACCATCGAAGACGGCATCCGCGTCGGCGGAATCGGTACGCGCATCAGGCAGGACCTGCGGGAGGCCGGCATCGACACCGCCGTGACCGAACTGGGCCTGCCCGACGAATTCATCGAACACGCCACCCGCTCACAGATTCTCGAAGACGCGAGGCTCACTCCTCAGCACATCGCTCGCGACGTCGTGGCTCAGGTACTCGGCAGCAAGATCCCCATCGCCCGCCCGCTGCCCGACGACGCCGACTCCCGCCAGCTCGACTCACACTGA